The window CGGCCGGCTCCCCCGCGGTGATCGTCACTCCGCTCGCCGCGCTGTCCAGCCGGTAGCCCTCGGCGCCGTACGCCCCCTTGGCCAGCCGCAGGCGGATGCCGCCCTTGCCCTGGGTGGTCAGCGGCAGGCGGTAGCCGGTGGAGGGCCGCAGGACGTCCGCGAGGTACTCGCCCACCCGGCGCGCCTCCGGGGAGCCGTCGACGCGGATGTGGGTGCCCGCCGTGACGCGGTACGGGTTTCCGCCCGCCTGGACGGAGGCCGGGGCCGGGACCACCTGGCCCAGCGGTGTCGCGGCCGGCGCGGGCGCAGCCCCACCGGCGGGCGCCGCGCCCACGGCGAAGGCCCCGGCCGCGGCCACGAGCAGCAGCGAACCCAGGGCCCGGCTGGTCCTGGGCATCCTCCGGATTCCGCGGGGAGTCGTGCTGTGGTGCCGTCTCACATGCGCGCCCTTCGTTCGGCTCGGGGACTCCACGGAGCCCCGACGGTATAGACCACTCTCCCGCAGATGCGGCGAAACAATCTCCCGATGACGGAAATCATCCAGAGCGACGGCAGGCGAGTCCTGGACGACGGCGCCCGGGGCCCGCACACTCACGCTCGCCGGCATCGTCGCGGGCCTCCCCGAACGGCCCCACCGACACTCTCCTGCCCGAAATCGGGCAGGTTTCTTGCGAAAGCCCGCCCCTTACTCCAGAATCCACCGGGTGCACGACGAACTTGTTGATCATCTGACGCGGTCCACGCCCCTGAACCGGGGCGAGGCACTCCGGGTGGTCCAGGACGTGCTCGCCTACTTCGACGAGACGACCGAGGGGTTCGTCCGTCGCCGCCACCGCGAACTCCAGGCCCAGGGCCTGGTGAACGCGGAGATCTTCGAACGGATCGGGGCGGACCTGCAGTACCGCGCGGTGGCACCGCCGGAACTCTCCCTCCGGCAGCTGCGCCGGATCGTCTACGGCTGAGGGGTACCTGTACATGTGCGGAATCGTCGGATACATCGGCAAGCGTGACGTCGCTCCCCTGCTCCTGGAAGGCCTTCAGCGTCTGGAGTACCGCGGCTACGACTCCGCGGGCATCGCCGTCACCTCGCCGAAGACGGCGGGTCTGAAGATGGTCAAGGCCAAGGGCCGGGTCCGCGACCTGGAGGCCAAGGTGCCGGCGCGCTTCAAGGGCACCACGGGCATCGCCCACACCCGCTGGGCCACCCACGGCGCCCCCTCCGACGTGAACGCCCACCCGCACATGTCGGCCGACAACAAGGTCGCCCTCGTGCACAACGGCATCATCGACAACGCCTCCGACCTGCGCCGCAAGCTTCAGGCGGACGGCGTGGAGTTCCTCTCCGAGACCGACACCGAGGTGCTCACCCACCTCATCGCCCGCTCCGAGGCGGAGACGCTGGAGGAGAAGGTCCGCGCCGCCGTCCGCATGGTCGAGGGCACCTACGGCATCGCCGTCCTGCACGCCGATTTCCCCGACCGCATCGTGGTGGCCCGCAACGGCTCGCCGGTCGTGCTCGGCATCGGCGAGAAGGAGATGTTCGTCGCCTCCGACATCGCCGCGCTGGTCACCCACACCCGGCAGATCGTCACCCTCGACGACGGCGAGATGGCCACCCTCAAGGCCGACGACTTCCGTACGTACACCACCGAGGGCACCCGCACCACCGCCGAGCCGACCACCGTGGAGTGGGAGGCGGCCTCCTACGACATGGGCGGCCACGACACCTACATGCACAAGGAGATCCACGAGCAGGCCGAGGCCGTGGACCGGGTGCTGCGCGGCCGGATCGACGACCGGTTCGCCACGGTGCACCTCGGCGGCATCAACCTCGACGCCCGCGAGGCGCGCGCGGTGCGCCGGGTGAAGATCCTCGGCTGCGGCACCTCCTACCACGCCGGCATGATCGGCGCCCAGATGATCGAGGAGCTGGCCCGCATCCCCGCCGACGCCGAGCCGGCCTCCGAGTTCCGCTACCGCAACGCGGTGGTCGACCCCGACACGCTGTACATCGCGGTCTCCCAGTCCGGTGAGACGTACGACGTGCTGGCGGCCGTGCAGGAGCTCAAGCGCAAGGGCGCGCGGGTGCTCGGCGTCGTCAACGTGGTGGGCTCCGCCATCGCCCGCGAGGCGGACGGCGGCATCTACGTCCACGCCGGGCCCGAGGTCTGCGTGGTGTCCACCAAGTGCTTCACCAACACCTGCGTCGCCTTCGCGCTGCTCGCCCTGCACCTGGGCCGCATCCGCGACCTGTCGGTGCGCGACGGCAAGCGGATCATCGAGGGACTGCGCAAGCTGCCTGAGCAGATCTCCGAGATCATGAAGCAGGAGGAGGAGATCGAGCGGCTGGCCCGGGACTACGCCGACGCGCGCTCGATGCTCTTCATCGGCCGGGTCCGGGGCTACCCGGTGGCCCGTGAGGCCTCCCTGAAGCTGAAGGAAGTCTCCTACATCCACGCCGAGGCCTACCCGGCCTCCGAGCTCAAGCACGGCCCGCTGGCCCTGATCGAGCCCGCCCTGCCGACGGTGGCGATCGTGCCGGACGACGACCTGCTGGAGAAGAACCGCGCGGCCATGGAGGAGATCAAGGCCCGCAGCGGCAGGATCCTCGCCGTCGCCCACCAGGAGCAGGAGAAGGCCGACCAGACGATCGTCGTGCCCAAGAACGAGGACGAGCTCGACCCCATCCTCATGGGCATCCCCCTCCAACTCCTCGCCTACCACACGGCCCTGGCCCTGGGCCGTGACATCGACAAGCCCAGGAACCTCGCCAAGTCGGTGACGGTGGAGTAGCAGCCCCCTGTAGGTCGCCTCGCAGGGGCGCACCGAA of the Streptomyces sp. NBC_01788 genome contains:
- the glmS gene encoding glutamine--fructose-6-phosphate transaminase (isomerizing), coding for MCGIVGYIGKRDVAPLLLEGLQRLEYRGYDSAGIAVTSPKTAGLKMVKAKGRVRDLEAKVPARFKGTTGIAHTRWATHGAPSDVNAHPHMSADNKVALVHNGIIDNASDLRRKLQADGVEFLSETDTEVLTHLIARSEAETLEEKVRAAVRMVEGTYGIAVLHADFPDRIVVARNGSPVVLGIGEKEMFVASDIAALVTHTRQIVTLDDGEMATLKADDFRTYTTEGTRTTAEPTTVEWEAASYDMGGHDTYMHKEIHEQAEAVDRVLRGRIDDRFATVHLGGINLDAREARAVRRVKILGCGTSYHAGMIGAQMIEELARIPADAEPASEFRYRNAVVDPDTLYIAVSQSGETYDVLAAVQELKRKGARVLGVVNVVGSAIAREADGGIYVHAGPEVCVVSTKCFTNTCVAFALLALHLGRIRDLSVRDGKRIIEGLRKLPEQISEIMKQEEEIERLARDYADARSMLFIGRVRGYPVAREASLKLKEVSYIHAEAYPASELKHGPLALIEPALPTVAIVPDDDLLEKNRAAMEEIKARSGRILAVAHQEQEKADQTIVVPKNEDELDPILMGIPLQLLAYHTALALGRDIDKPRNLAKSVTVE